From the Anaeromyxobacter dehalogenans 2CP-1 genome, the window CTGATGGTCGCGGGCCGGCCGAGCTGGGACGTGCGCTTCCTGCGCGGGCTGCTCAAGCAGGATCCCAACGTGGACCTGGTGAGCTTCTTCATCCTGCGGACCAACGCCGACCAGCCCGGCCCGCAGGAGGACCTCTCGCTCATCCCGTTCCCGGTCGCGGAGATCTTCGGCGAGCAGCTCCGGACGTTCGACGCGGTGCTGTTCGTCGACTTCGCCTACGGGCCGTACCGCGGCCTGGAGATCGACCGCTACCTGCCGAACCTCCGCGACTACGTGCGCGGCGGCGGCGCGCTCGCCATGGTGGGCGGCGAGCAGAGCTTCGGCGACGGGCGCTACGGGCAGACGCCGCTCGCCGAGGTGCTGCCGGTGGCGCCGCTCGACGGCACCAGCGAGGCCGAGGGCGAGTTCCGGCCTCGGCTGACCGCCGAGGGCAAGCGGCACCCGGTCACGGCGCTCGCGCCGGGCGAGGCGCCGAACGAGGCCGCCTGGGCGGGCCTGCCGCCGGTCACCGCCGTCAACCTCACCCGCGCCCTGCCGCCGGGCGCCGGCGCGTCGGTGCTGCTCGAGGCGCCCGCGGTGAGCGTGGGCGGCCGCGCGGCGCCGCTGGTGGCGGTGCGGGAGGTCGGCCAGGGGCGCACGCTCGCGGTCGCCACCGACGCCACCTGGCGCTGGGGCTTTCTCGCCGCCGAGGGCGGCCAGGGCAACCGCGCGTACCTGCGCTTCTGGAACGGCGCGCTGCGCTGGCTGGTGCGCGATCCGTCGCTCGGGCCGCTGCAGGTGGAGCCCGACGCGCCGTCGGTCGAGCCCGGCGCGCCGGTGGGGCTCACCGTCACCGCGCGCGGGCCGGACTGGGGCCCGGCCGCCGGGAAGAAGGTCTCGGCGGACCTGGTGTCCGAGGACGGACGCACCGTGGCGCACGGCGAGGCGGTGGCGGGCGAGGACGGGACGGCGCGGATCGAGCTCGTGCCGCCCGGGCCGGGCGCCTACCGGGTGGTCTCGCGCGCGGAGGGCGTCGGGGACCCGGCCAGCGCCGCGGTGGCGGTGCGCGGCGCCGGGCCGGAGGACGCGGACGCGGCACCGCGGCCGGAGCTCCTCCAGGCGGTGTCCGAGGCGACCGGGGGCGCGTTCTCCGCGCTGCCCGGCGGCGACCTCCCCGACCTCGCCCTGGCGGACCCCGAGGTGGTCGAGATCGGGCGCCGCAAGGCGCTGCCGATCTGGGATCGCTGGTGGACGCTGGCTGGCCTCGCGGCGGTCCTGACGGCCGAGTGGGTGCTCCGCCGGCGATGGGGCTACTGGTAGGCGGGTGGCGGACCCCCGGTCGTATTTCCTTGCCAGCCGGTCCCCGGCCGGGAAATACCGGCCGAAGGGAGGCGCACCGCCGTCCCGAGCTCCACGGCCTCAGGAGGGCCCATGAAGATCGCGAAGGGCAGCGTCGTCGGCCTCGATTACTCGCTGCACCTCGGAGACGGGAAGGTCGTGGACCAGTCCGAGCCGGGCGAGCCGCTCACCTACCTCCACGGCGAGGGGCAGATCGTGCCGGGTCTGGAGTCGGCGCTCGAGGGCGTCGACGTGGGCGAGTCGCGCAAGGTGGTGGTCGCGCCCTCCGACGGGTACGGCGAGCACGATCCGCGCGGCGTGCAGGAGGTGCCGCGCAAGGCGTTCCCGCCCGGCTTCGACCCGCAGGTCGGGATGGAGCTGACCGCGGAGGGCGCCGACGGCGAGCCGGTGCCGTTCGCGATCCGCGAGGTGAAGCCGGAGTCGGTGGTGATCGACCTCAACCACCCGCTCGCCGGCAAGACCCTGCACTTCGAGGTGACGGTGCGCGACGTCCGCGCCGCGACCGCGGAGGAGCTGGAGCACGGTCACGCCCACGGCCCCGAGGGCCACGGGCACGACCACTAGTCCCTCGGCTCCGCGCCGCCGTCGCGGCGCGACGCTCGGGACGAGCGGCGCGGTCGAAGGGCGCTACGGCGTCGGCGTCACCGCGTAGGTCCAGGTCTCGTTGGGGCGGAGCTCGAAGCGCTCCTGCACGCGGGCCTCGCCGAGACGCGCCTCCACCTGGTGGGCGCCCTCCCAGAGCTGGACCTTGACGCTCCCCTCCCCGACGCGCCGCCCGTCCACCCGGACCTCGGTGCCCGGCGGCGCGGTCACGGCGAGCACCCCGCGGCCGAGCGCGAAGCGTACGGCCGTGCCCTGCCCGCGCGCGGTGACCCGCTTCTGCACGTCCACCCCTTCGGCCGCGTTGCGCAGGCGGACCCGGTGGTCGCCCCTCGACACCGGCACCGTCACCGGGCTTCGCCCCACCCGCTTGCCGTCCACGTAGACGTCGCCTTCCGGCTCCGCGGTGATCGCGAGCGACGGCGCCGGTGCCGCCGCCGCGCGGCGCGGCTCGGGGGCGGCCGGCGTGCGCTCCGCCGGCGCGGCGTCGGCCGGAGGCTCCGGCGCGGGCGCGGGCGCGGGCGCCGTGGCGCGGGGCGCCGGTGGCGCGGCGACGGGCGCCGGGGCCGCGGCGATCGGCGCGGCGGCGGGGGCGGCGGCGCGCGGCTGGGAGCGGGACAGCACGAAGCCGATCCCGAAGCCCACCCCGGCCATCGCCACCGCGATCCCGAGCACGATCGGCAGCGCCGACCGCGGGGGCGGCGCGGGCGCGGCGAAGGTGATGGCGGCGTCGGGTGGCGGCGCGAGCGACACCGGCGCCGGCTGGGCGGCGGCCGCTGCCGCGCCGACCAGGACCGGGGCAGGGATCTCGACCGGCACCGCGGCGGCGAGGGCGGCCGAGGCCGTGGCCGGCGCGGCGGCCACCTCGGCCACGGGCGCCGCCGGGGCCGGGGCCGGGACCGTGGCCGGGGTGACCACCGCCGCCGGCCGCCGCGCCGGGAACGGCGCCACCAGCTCCGCCGAGACCTCGGCGGTGATCTCCGGCGCGGGCCGCACCGGCACGGCGCGCTCGGCGCCCGCCGGCGAGAGCGCGCGGGCCACCATCCGCAGCACCTCCCCGCGCTCCCCCTCCCCGGCCGGAAGGATCGCCTCGAGGTACGCCGCCATCGCCTCCGGCGGTGCGGCGGGCAGCGCGCCCGCCAGCGCCTCGCCGAGCGCGTCCGCAGACGGGAACGGCTCGTGGCCGCCGGCCCCGAGCGCGCGGTCCACCACCGCGGCGAGCGCCGGCGGGATCCCCGGCCCCTCCAGCGGCACCGGCGCCGCCGGGGGCGGCTCGCCGGCCAGGCACTCGTGCAGGATCGCGCCGAGCGCGCGAAGGTCGCCGGCCGGGTTCCCCGCGCCGCCGGTGCCGAGCCCGGACAGCAGGCAGGACCCGTCGTCGGCCACCAGCACCCGCTCCGGCGCGAGCGCGCCGTGGGCGAGCGGCTGGCCCTCCCCCGCGTCCACCGCGTGGACGGCCGCGAGCGCCGCGCAGGCGTCCAGCCCGGCGCGGAGGACCAGCTCGGGCGGCAGGCGCCCTCCGCCGTCCAGCAGCGCGCGCAGGGTGGCGCCGCGCCGGTGCGCCTCGACCGCCACCAGCGCCTCGCCGAGCGTCTCCAGCCCGAGGACGGGGACGGCGTTCGGGTGGTGCACCCGCGCGGCGGCCTCGGCGTCGCGCACCAGCGCGGCGAGCCGCGTCGGGTCGTCGGTGAGCCCCGGAGGCGCGTACGCGAGCACCACCGCGCGCGGGGCGCCCCCGCGCCGGTCCACCGCGAGGGCGCGCCGCCAGCCGGCGGCGTCGTGCAGGGGCGTGATCACCTGGAAGCGTTCGTTCGCGGTCACGCGCGGATATTAGCAAGGGACCGCCGGAAGGCGTGTCCCCGGTGGCGGCTGCGGCCCCACCCGGCTACCATGCGCGCGTGCCGAGCATCCGGGCGGTCGTCACCGACCTCGACAACACGCTGTATCCGTGGGTGGACTACATCGTCCCCGCCCTGGAGGCGATGATCGACTCGCTGGCGGCCACCACCGGGCTGCCCCGCATCCGGATCGTCCAGTCGCTGAAGGCGGTGTACGCACAGTACGAGTCGAACGAGTACCCGTTCGCGATCCAGCTGTCCGACATCTTCCGCCCGTACGAGGCGGACTTCGACTCGTTCAACGCGCTGGTGGTGGACCCGGCCCGGCTCGCGTTCCGCGCGGCGCGCGACCGGTACCTGAAGCCCTACCCCGGCGTGCGCGAGACGCTCGACCAGCTCCGCGGCCGCGGGCTGAAGGTGGTGGCGCTCACCGACGCGCCGCGGAACGCGGCCGAGCTGCGCCTGAAGCACCTGAAGCTCGACGGCCACTTCGACGCGCTCTACACGCTCCCGTTCTTCCCGCTCCCGGAGAACGTGGCCCCGGAGATCCGGCGCAAGGAGGAGGAGGGCCACTACCGCGGGAAGACGCCGGTGGTGGAGCTCCCGCGCGACGCCGAGAAGCCGAACCCGGCCGGCCTGCGGCGCATCCTCTCCGACCTCGGCCTGCGCGGCCGCGAGGTGATCTACGTCGGCGACAACGTCAAGAAGGACATGGCGGTGGCGCAGGCGTGCGGCGCGGTGGGCGTGTGGGCGGAGTACGGCACCTACGTGTCCAAGGAATACCGCGATCGGCTCGCGGTCATCTCCGCGCGGAAGATCACCCAGCGGCACGTGGCCGACGAGGCGCAAGGGCGCTGGCCGCTCGCCATCTCCAGCTTCGTCCAGGTGCTCGACGTGCTCGAGGGCGCACGATGGGGCCCGGGCCGCCGCGCGCCGGCCGGGCGCGCCAGGAGGGCGCGATGACCGTGGTGGCGCGGTACGCCGATCTCGCGGGACGCAGGGCCCTGGTGACGGGCGGCTCCTCCGGCATCGGCCTCGGCATCGCCGAGGCGCTGCTCGGCCAGGGCGCGCGCGTCGCCGTGCAGTACCGATCCCACCGGGCCGCGGCCGAGGCGCTCGCGGCGCGCCACCCCGGGCAGGCGATGGCGATCGGCGCCGACCTGGGCACCGAGGCCGGCTGCGTCGCGTGCGTGCGCGAGGCGGCCGCCGCGCTGGGCGGCCTCGACCAGCTGGTCCACTCGGCAGGGATCTGGAACGAGGCGCCCATCGCGACCCTCCAGGCCGACCGGCTGGAGGAGATCTTCCGCGTCAACGTGTTCAGCGCGTTCTACCTGGTCCGCGAGGCGCTCCCGCACCTCGGGCACGACGGGCGCGGCAACGTCGTCCTCATCGGCTCCACCGCCGGGCAGCGCGGCGAGGCGCGGCACGCGCACTACGCGGCGTCGAAGGGCGCGCTGCAGTCGCTCGCGATGAGCCTCGCGGTCGAGCTCGCCCCCGGCACGCGCGTCAACCTCGTCTCCCCTGGCTGGATCCGCACGCCCATGGCGGAGGCCGCGCTCGACGAGACCGGGGCCGCCATCGCCGCCACCCTGCCCAACCGCCGCCTGGGCGAGGTGGACGACGTGGTGCAGGCGGTGCTCTACCTCGCGAGCGAGGCGTCGGGGCACCTGGTCGGCGAGGACCTGGCCGTCTCGGGCGGCGCGCTGCTGGTCGTGCCGCGCGGCCAGCTCGTGCCGCGCGATCCCTGACCTGGCGGCGCGCGGGCGCCAGCGCTAGATCCGCGCCATGCGCTTCCGCCATCACGTCTTCGTCTGCGAGAACCACCGGGACCCGTCGGATCCGCGCGGCGCCTGCGGCAACAAGGGCAGCGAGGCGATCCGCGCCGCGCTGAAGGCGGAGGTCGCCCGGCGCGGGCTGAAGGCGCAGGTGCGCGTGAACGGCGCCGGGTGCCTGGACGCGTGCGCGTTCGGCCCGTCGATCGTGGTCTACCCGGAGGGCGTCTGGTACGGCCACGTCTCGCCCGCCGACGTGCCGGAGATCGTGGAGCGGCACCTGGTCGGCGGCACGCCGGTGGAGCGGCTCCGGCTCCCGCGCCTGGAGGGCCGCGAGCCGCCGGTCAGTTGAGCAGCGCGCCGCGGCCGGCCCGCAGCCCGGCCACCGCCGCCCGCACCTCCTCGGCGTCTCCGGCCGCGGGCGCGAGCGACAGGTACGCCTCGAGATCGCGGATGGCGGCGGCGGCCCCGCCCAGCCGCGCCGCGGCGAGGCCGCGATCGCGCAGCGCCTCGCGCTGGTCCGGGGTGACCAGCAGGATGCGGTCGAGCACCCAGAACAGCCGGACGTCGTCCTTCCGCTCCGCGTAGACGCGCTTCAGGTTCTGCAGCATGCGCGCGAGGAGCTGGCGCGGCGAGACCGCGGCGAGGTAGCGCGCGTCGAGGTCCTTGCCGCCGGTGCGCGCCTTGTAGCGCGCCACGCACTCGTCGGCCGAGAGCATCTCGCCGCCGTGGTAGGCGTCCACGAACACCTCCACGCCGCCGGGCGAGACGTACTTCGCGAGGAAGTGGCCCGGGAAGCCGACCCCCTCCAGCCGCAGCCCGGCGCGCCGCCCGACCTCCATGTACACCAGCGCCAGCGTGATGGGGATCCCGAGGCGGCGATCCAGGACGTCGTTGAGGAACGAGTTGCGGGGGTCGTAGTAGTCGTCGTCGTTGCCGCGGAGCCCCTCCTCGTCGTGGAGCACCTCGCGCAACGCGCGGAGCGCAGACGCCGCGCGCACCGGCCCGGGGACCCGCCGCACCACGCGCGCGGCGAGTTCGTCGAGGCGGGTGAGGTACGCCTCGGGCTCGAGCGCCGGGTACTCCTCCTGCGCGATGGCGAGCGCCGCCTCGTCGAGCGGGACCGGGTCGCGTCCCAGGAGCTCGGCGAAGCGCGCGCGCGCACGGCCCTCCAGATCTCTCGTCGCCGTCATCAGGGCACCCGCGCCGCCACGTCCTCGTGGTACCGCCGCTCCGCCTGCGCCAGCGCGCGCGCCTGCGCCGCCAGCTCCGGGGACACCGCCGCCCCGGGCGCCTCGCCCACCGCCCGCATCGCCCCGGCGAGCGCGCTCCAGCCCGCCGCGAGCGCGTCCATCCGCTCCGCGAGCCCGAGCGCGGCGAGGCCGGGGACCGCCGCCTCCGCCTCGCGCAGGAACCGGGCGTACAGCGCCCGGAACATGCCGCCGCCGGTGCCGCGCTTCTCGATCACCTGCCAGGCGTAGCGGAAGCACCAGGCCCGGTCCGCCTCGCCGGTCGCGCGCGCCGGCCAGTCCGGCAGCTCCGCCGCGAAGCGCTCGACCGCCGACACGCCCGCGAAGCCGTCCGGGTCGAGCAGCATCTCGCGCGCCTGCCGGCGCAGCGCCTCGCGCACGGCCTCGCCGAGCGGGCGCGGCGGGGCCGGCGCGTCCACCTCCAGCCACGGGTTGCCGCCCGTCCCGAACGGCGGCGCGATGGAGGCGCGGGCGCGCGCCAGCGCGTCGAGCGGGACGGCCTCCAGGCCGGGCCGGTCGGTGTCGGCCAGCCAGGCGATCCCGCGCGCCGGGTCGTGGCCCGCGAGCACCACCCGGTGGCCGCCGAAGCGGGTGCGGCTGTGCCAGTACGGCAGCTCCGCCAGGTCGGTGGACAGGATCGGCGCGAGCCCACGCTCCAGGGCGGCGCGCGCGCCCTCCCAGGCCGCGGCGGGATCGTCGGCGCCGCGCTCCACGGCGGAGACGCCGAGCACCTCGCAGGCGGCGCGCTCCAGGTGCGCCGACCGGCCCACGAACAGGTGGCTGGGCGAGAGCTCCGGCGCAGAGAGGTAGTAGAAGCCGAGTCCCGCGCCCAGGCCGAACGCCATCGGCTCGGACAGCGCCACGCCGCGGACGCGCAGCGCGTCCGCGAGCGCGGTGGAGCCGCAGTGCAGGCCGGGCCGGTGCTCGAAGCCGGGCAGGATCACCGGAGGAGTATAGCGGCCGGGGCACGCTGCACGACTTCCCGGCCCCGGAGGCCGAGGGACGCCTGCCTCGGCACCGGGCACCCGCGCGGCCGATGCACCGGGCGGGGGCGCTACCCCCTTGACGACGCCCCGGCCCTTCTCTAGATTCGCGCCCCTGCCATTCCCCAGTAGCTCAGTTGGCAGAGCAGGTGACTGTTAATCACCGGGTCGCATGTTCGAGTCATGCCTGGGGAGCCATCTTCGACAGCCCGGCGGACCGTCGCTCGACGGTTCGCCGGGCTGTTCGTCTTTTCAGGCCCCAGCTTCGCCCGGGCCAGGCGGTCGCACGTTCAGTAGAATCGTGCGCATGCGAGCCAAGCCGCGACCGAAGCCCAGGGCCACGTCCAGCGCCACCCGGCGACGCCCATCCGCCGCCACGTCCGTGCGCACGCCGACCGCGCGCCCGAAGGCCAGGCCGCGCGCGAACGGGAAGGTGGTCCTGCTCGCGGGGGGCAACCCGCAGATCGCGAAGGCGGACGGCGACGCGCCGGTTCAGGCGTACGTCGCCGCGCTGACGGGCTGGAAGGGCGACGTCGCGAGGCGCCTCGACGCGCTCGTCGTCGGCAGCGTGCCCGGCGTGCGCAAGGCGGTGAAGTGGAACTCGCCGTTCTACGGCATCGAGGGCCAGGGCTGGTTCCTGTCGTTCCACACCTTCTCCCGCTACGTGAAGGTGACCTTCTTCCGTGGCACGTCGCTGCGCCCCGCTCCCCCCGGAGGCACGGGCAAGGACGCGCGCTGGATCGACCTCCACGAGAACGACCTCGACGAAACGCAGCTGGCGAGCTGGGTGAAGCAGGCGGCGGCGTTGCCCGGCTGGACGCCGTAGCACACGAGCGCGGCGCCACCTGCCGCCCTTCCCGGAAACGCAACATGTCGGACCGCCCGAGGCAGATCCCCGATCCCACCGCAGTGCGCGTGGCGCTGTGGCGCGCGCTGCACGTGCTCGCCGACCCGCCGCCGCACGTGCTCGAGGACACCGTCGGCCTCGCGCTGGCAGGCCCGGACGAAGGCTGGCGCCTGCGGCCCGACATGGGCGCGTTCACGCGTCCGTTCCGCGCGTCGATCGTGGCCCGCGCGCGCTTCGTCGAGGACCTCGTCGAGGAGCAGGTCGCGCGCGGCGTCGGGCAGTACGTCGTCCTCGGGGCCGGCCTGGACACGTTCGCGCTGCGCCGGCCGGAGCTCGGCGCGCGGCTGCGCGTGTTCGAGGTGGACGAGCCGGCGACGCAAGCCTGGAAGCGGCGGCGGCTCGACGAGCTCGGCCTCGCCGTCCCGCCGTTCCTGCGGTTCGCGCCGGTGGATCTCGAGCACGGCGACCCGTGGCTCGCCCGCCTCGGCGGCGCGGGCTTCGACGCGGGGCGGCCGGCGGTCGTCGCGTCGACCGGCGTCAGCATGTACCTCACGCGGGAGGCCATCGCCTCCACGCTCCGCGCCGTCGCGTCGCTCGCGGCGGGCTCGACCCTGGTCATGTCGTTCATGCTGCCCATCGAGCGCGTCGAGCCGGCGATCCGCCCGGGCGTCGAGGCCGCCGCGCGCGGCGCGCGCGCGAGCGGCACGCCGTGGCTGAGCTTCTTCGAGCCCGGGGAGATGCTCGCCCTGGCGCGCGACGCGGGCTTCGCCGCGGCGAGGCACGTCTCGGCGGACGCGCTCAGCGCGCGCTACTTCGCGGACCGGCCGGACGGCCTGCGCCCGCCCAGCAACTCCGAGGAGCTGCTGGTGGCGACGACCTGAGCGTCGCTCATCGGCGCGGGCGGGCCTGCCGCCAGGTGACCGCGCCTCGCCCGCGGTGGTAGCATCCGCGGCCGATCTTCGATGGACCGCTCTCCACGACGCCCCGTCCGGCTGGCTGCCCTCGCCGTCGCGCTCGTCGCGGTCCTCCCCTACCTCCACACGCTGCGACACGGGTTCGCGTACGACGACCGCGTCGAGGTCGTCGAGAACGCGTACCTCCGCGGCGTCGAGGGGGTACCGGCTATCCTCTCCCATCGCGACTGGGCAGGATCGGGCAAGGGGTCCGCCACCTACCGGCCGCTCACCACCCTCTCCTTCGCCCTGAATCACGCGGTCCACGGGCTCGCCCCGTCGGGCTATCACCTCGTCAACCTGCTGCTCCACGCGGCCGTTTCCGTCCTGGTGCTCGGGCTCGCGCTCGGGCTCGGGCTCCCCCTGGCGGCCGCCACGCTGGCCGGCCTGCTCTTCGCGGTCCACCCCATCCACGTGGAGGCGGTGGCGAACGTGGCCGGGCGCAAGGAGCTCCTGGTCACCGCCTTCACCCTGGGTGCCGTGCTCCTCCACCCGGTCGCGCTCCGCCGCGGAGGCCTCCGACTCGTCGCCGCGCCGCTGCTCGGCGCGCTGGCGGCCTTCTCCAAGGAGACCGGGCTCGTCCTGATCGGCCTGATCGTCGCGCTCGACCTGCTCTTCCGCCGCGCCGAGGTCCGCGCCGCACCGCGCCGCGCGGCCACGCTCTACGCGTCCTACCTCGCGGCCGCCGGCGCCTACCTCGCCGCCCGCTGGGCCGTGCTGGGAAGCCTGGGTATGCCGGGCACGATCTTCCTGGTGAACCCGATCGCCGATGCACCGCTCCTCGAGCGGATCGCGACCGCGCTGGTCGTGCTCGGGAAGGGCCTCCAGCTCTCGATCGCGCCGGCCACGCTGTCGCCCGACTACTCGTACGCCGCGATCCCGCCGGTTGCCTCCGCCCTCGACCCGCGCCTGGCCCTGGCGGTCGCCGCGCTCGCAGGCGCGGCCGCGTTCGCTGCTTGGCCCGGGCGGCGCCGGCGCGTGCGGCTCGCCGCGGCGGCCATCTACGCCTTCGGCGTCTTCCCCGCGTCGAACCTGCTCGTCCCCATCGGGACGATCTTCGGGGAACGGCTGCTTTACCTCCCCAGCGTCGGCTTCGTCCTCGGGGTCGCCGCGGTGATGGCCACCGTCCTCGAGGGACCGCGCCGCGTAGCGCTCCGCACGATCACCGGGGTCGCGCTCGCGCTGCTGGCGGTCCGCGGCGCGTGGTACGCACGGGCCTGGTCGAACAGCCTCTCCATCTTTGCCGAGGGCGTGCGGGTCCAGCCGGCCTCGGCCCAGATGCAGCTCACCTATGGCGCGCAGTTGCTCGGGCGCAAGGAGATGGCCGGAGCGGCCGCCGCCTTCGCGCGCGCGGCGGAGATCCTGGCCGTGCGGCCCGACGCCCAGTCGGACGCCCTGGTGCAGCTCGGGGTCGCCTATGAGCAGCTCGGCCGGGCCGAGGAGGCGGAGCAGCTGTACGCCCGCGTCCTCGCGCGGGAACACCGCCATCCGGACGCGCTGTGGCGGATGGGCGTCCGGCGCTGGGCCCAGGGGGATCCACCGGGCGCCGTCCAGCTCTGGGAGCGAGCGATCGCGGCCGAGCCGCGGCACGCCCCCGCGCTCTCGGACCTCGGCTTGGCCGCCTACGCCGCCGGCGATCTCCAGGGCGCCGAGGCGCGCTTCCGCGAGGCTGCGGCGATCGCGCCGACGCTGCCGGGGGTCTGGTACAAGCTCGGCGTGGTCTGCGAGCAGCTGGGGCGCCGCGAGGAGGCGCTGGCCGCCTGGCGCCGCTTCCTCGAGCTCGCTCCGGAGCCTTCGCTCGAGCGAGACGAGATCGAGCGGCGTCTCGCCGCCAGTCCGTGAGCGCGGACCTCCCGCGATCGCCGTCGTGCCGGTCCTCCGCGCGATGGGCCAACGCCGCCGGAAGCGCTCGAGCCGCGAGGCGCGGGCTTCGCCGCGGCGAGGCACGTCTCGGCGGACGCGCTCAGAGCGCGTGAATCCATCCCCGGACCGAGCCAGGCGGTCGAGACGCGAGCAGCGCGAGGCGCGACGACCGAGCATGCCCGTCGGCATGTGAGGGAGGAGCAACGACGCGATGCGACGCGGATCGGCCGCCGCGGCGACGGGAGGGGATGGGTTCACGTGCTCTCAGGGACCGTGAAGTAATCCGTCCGCGCTGAGGGAAGCGGCGCGGGCAGGCGCCCGGGGTCGAGACGCGCCCACCTTCGGGGACGCAGGGGCGTCGGAGGGCTCGTTCAGCCGGCGGAGCTCGGTCCGGCGCCGGGAGTCCCGTCCGGAGGCGATTAGGCCGAGAGTCTGCTCGCGATGAGACGCATGATGTTGAAGCTGATCGCGGCGAGCAGCACGATCGTCTTCACCTTTACCAGCCCTCGGACGTTCAGCCGGTCGAGTCGCCGGTGCACACGGAGATCTGCGTTCGTCCTCTCGGCGAGGACGCCGCGCTGCACGTAGACGCGCTTGGCGTCCTCTGTCCCCATCCGCACGCGCCAGGCCCCGATCGCAGGTGTGTCGTTGCGCTTCGGAGCGTGCGGATCGACGGCTTTGCTCTTCGGCTTCGGCAGCGGCGCATACGGAGTCGCGCCCCGCTCTGCGATGGCCTCGATGTTGTCGAGCGTCACGAAGCCACCGTCGACCAGGTACTCGCGTGGCGTCTCGCCCGTTCGGCGCCGGATCTCGTCGAGCATCGGCACGACGTGCGGCTGGTCGGTACCGTTGTTCGTGACGTCGGTGCCCACGATGACACCGCTCTCGTCCGTCGCGAACTGCACGTTGTAGGCGGGCCGGAACCCACCGTCCGCCATCTTCATCACGCGGCTCTCCGCGTCCGTGGTGCTGACGCGGATCTCGCCGCGACGCCTCGCGTCCGAGGGCTTCTTCTCGTCTCGCTCGACGCGCTGCTTCTCGACGACTTCGACCTCCGCAAGTGCGGCCTCGACGGCATCGAGCCGAGCTTGCGCGGCCCGCTCCTTCGCAGCCTGCACACGCTTCGTCGAAGCTGACGGATCGCTCTCGATCTCGCGCCTGAGCTTTCGGACCTGTTCCTCGGCTTCTTTGCGGCAGCGCTCCAGTGACTGACGACGCCGGAAGCTCGCCGCGCCGGCGCTCGCCCGGACCTTCATCCCGTCCTGCGCCACGCGCCGGAGCTGCACCACGCCTTCCTTCATGAGCGCGGCCAGCACCTGCGTCATGAGCCGGTCGAGCTTCTTCCCGTGCTCCACGCGAAAGTCGGCGAGCGTATGGTGGTTCACCGGCACCCCGCCGCAGATCCAGCGGTAGGGCGCGTCCCGCTCGCACAGCCGCTCGAGCAACCGCGCGCTCCCCACGCCCTCCGAGTTGGCGAACAGCCACAGCGCGAGCAGCACCGCCGGGTCCGTTGCTGGCCGCCCAGCATTGCTGCCGCGCGACGCGATCTCGTCGTAGAACGCCGACAGGTCCAGCCGCTCGACCAACGTCCAGATGGCGCGAACCGGGTGCTCGTCCGGGACCAGCGCTTCGAGGTCCGTCGGCTGCAGCGAGAGTTGATTTCGGACCGGCCTCACCACCCGCGGCGCGTCGTGTTCGCTCACGCCCCGAGAAGATCACGGCCGGCGGCCACAGTCCATGGGGCACCGGCCGATTCCTTCACGCTCTCTCAGCGCGCGCTGCTTCGCGGACCGCCCGGACGGCCTGCGCCCGCCCAGCAACTCCGAGGAGCTGCTGGTGGCGACGACCTGAGCGTCTCATCGGCGCGGGCGGGCCGGCCTCCGTGCCTTCGGCCTTCCCTTCGCCTCAAGGTTGAGCGCCACCGCGGCGCGGACGAGCGCCTTCAGCGCCTTCGCGTCGACGGCCTCGCCCTCGCGGAGGTCGATGGCACGCCGCACCTTGCCCTCCAGGCTGGAGTTGAACAGGTGCGCGGGGTCCGGCAGCGCGGCGCCGCGGGCGAACGTCAGCTTGACGACGCTCTGGTAGGTCTCGCCGGTGCA encodes:
- a CDS encoding SDR family NAD(P)-dependent oxidoreductase, with the protein product MTVVARYADLAGRRALVTGGSSGIGLGIAEALLGQGARVAVQYRSHRAAAEALAARHPGQAMAIGADLGTEAGCVACVREAAAALGGLDQLVHSAGIWNEAPIATLQADRLEEIFRVNVFSAFYLVREALPHLGHDGRGNVVLIGSTAGQRGEARHAHYAASKGALQSLAMSLAVELAPGTRVNLVSPGWIRTPMAEAALDETGAAIAATLPNRRLGEVDDVVQAVLYLASEASGHLVGEDLAVSGGALLVVPRGQLVPRDP
- a CDS encoding HAD family hydrolase translates to MPSIRAVVTDLDNTLYPWVDYIVPALEAMIDSLAATTGLPRIRIVQSLKAVYAQYESNEYPFAIQLSDIFRPYEADFDSFNALVVDPARLAFRAARDRYLKPYPGVRETLDQLRGRGLKVVALTDAPRNAAELRLKHLKLDGHFDALYTLPFFPLPENVAPEIRRKEEEGHYRGKTPVVELPRDAEKPNPAGLRRILSDLGLRGREVIYVGDNVKKDMAVAQACGAVGVWAEYGTYVSKEYRDRLAVISARKITQRHVADEAQGRWPLAISSFVQVLDVLEGARWGPGRRAPAGRARRAR
- a CDS encoding glutamine amidotransferase, which translates into the protein MDGETFNAWRLTALTPLPAWALALLGLAALASIALAWRGLAGEPRRARKAALVALRAVAAALALALLAEPALELLQTARVRNRFAVLVDASRSMAFPLEPGGPSRAAAAGAFLREHRAELERLADRVDLEWYGFGGEVAPADPAQAVRGLEPAAGRTDLLGALEAVTSGAGASSRRLAGALVVSDGADNAALADGLSGATRARLRALGVPVSAVAVGRSAPRDLAVERVAVDDFAFVRNTVTVEATLRARGLEAQDVRVVLRREGAVVAQATVRLEPGKERYSVPLSFAPDQTGTFVFTVAAPVLPGEAVTENNQRSFVLRVIRDRVRVLMVAGRPSWDVRFLRGLLKQDPNVDLVSFFILRTNADQPGPQEDLSLIPFPVAEIFGEQLRTFDAVLFVDFAYGPYRGLEIDRYLPNLRDYVRGGGALAMVGGEQSFGDGRYGQTPLAEVLPVAPLDGTSEAEGEFRPRLTAEGKRHPVTALAPGEAPNEAAWAGLPPVTAVNLTRALPPGAGASVLLEAPAVSVGGRAAPLVAVREVGQGRTLAVATDATWRWGFLAAEGGQGNRAYLRFWNGALRWLVRDPSLGPLQVEPDAPSVEPGAPVGLTVTARGPDWGPAAGKKVSADLVSEDGRTVAHGEAVAGEDGTARIELVPPGPGAYRVVSRAEGVGDPASAAVAVRGAGPEDADAAPRPELLQAVSEATGGAFSALPGGDLPDLALADPEVVEIGRRKALPIWDRWWTLAGLAAVLTAEWVLRRRWGYW
- a CDS encoding FKBP-type peptidyl-prolyl cis-trans isomerase is translated as MKIAKGSVVGLDYSLHLGDGKVVDQSEPGEPLTYLHGEGQIVPGLESALEGVDVGESRKVVVAPSDGYGEHDPRGVQEVPRKAFPPGFDPQVGMELTAEGADGEPVPFAIREVKPESVVIDLNHPLAGKTLHFEVTVRDVRAATAEELEHGHAHGPEGHGHDH
- a CDS encoding (2Fe-2S) ferredoxin domain-containing protein, producing the protein MRFRHHVFVCENHRDPSDPRGACGNKGSEAIRAALKAEVARRGLKAQVRVNGAGCLDACAFGPSIVVYPEGVWYGHVSPADVPEIVERHLVGGTPVERLRLPRLEGREPPVS
- a CDS encoding PEGA domain-containing protein, which codes for MTANERFQVITPLHDAAGWRRALAVDRRGGAPRAVVLAYAPPGLTDDPTRLAALVRDAEAAARVHHPNAVPVLGLETLGEALVAVEAHRRGATLRALLDGGGRLPPELVLRAGLDACAALAAVHAVDAGEGQPLAHGALAPERVLVADDGSCLLSGLGTGGAGNPAGDLRALGAILHECLAGEPPPAAPVPLEGPGIPPALAAVVDRALGAGGHEPFPSADALGEALAGALPAAPPEAMAAYLEAILPAGEGERGEVLRMVARALSPAGAERAVPVRPAPEITAEVSAELVAPFPARRPAAVVTPATVPAPAPAAPVAEVAAAPATASAALAAAVPVEIPAPVLVGAAAAAAQPAPVSLAPPPDAAITFAAPAPPPRSALPIVLGIAVAMAGVGFGIGFVLSRSQPRAAAPAAAPIAAAPAPVAAPPAPRATAPAPAPAPEPPADAAPAERTPAAPEPRRAAAAPAPSLAITAEPEGDVYVDGKRVGRSPVTVPVSRGDHRVRLRNAAEGVDVQKRVTARGQGTAVRFALGRGVLAVTAPPGTEVRVDGRRVGEGSVKVQLWEGAHQVEARLGEARVQERFELRPNETWTYAVTPTP